A region of the Pricia mediterranea genome:
TCGCTACCACTTCCAATCCAATTCCCTTGAGAACGGAACCTTTTGCTGTACGGCGAGTTTTTCAAGTTCAGTTGCGACAGCGGTGTTATTCACTTCGTTCTTAGGAATGATCAGCTGCATTCCAGTTTTGAATACTAGAAAATAGTGGCTGCCTATTTCCACTATTTTTTCGAGCGCGGTATAATTGATTTTTGATTCGCCGGTACTACCGGTAATCTCCAATTGATTTTCGTTGAACGAAAGATGGATTTCCTTTCCGAAATTATTTTTGTAGATATCCCTGACCGACTTGCGATATGTCTGTTTCAATCGGTGTTTATGGAAAA
Encoded here:
- a CDS encoding YcxB family protein, translating into MDLSYTLIEEDYLQQQLYYFSTNPDAKKMRKKAWLAAIIAFIVIDILLYMYADTFTVYFFTAVALLCIVAFPFFHKHRLKQTYRKSVRDIYKNNFGKEIHLSFNENQLEITGSTGESKINYTALEKIVEIGSHYFLVFKTGMQLIIPKNEVNNTAVATELEKLAVQQKVPFSRELDWKW